One Hydrogenoanaerobacterium saccharovorans DNA segment encodes these proteins:
- a CDS encoding N-acetylmannosamine-6-phosphate 2-epimerase has translation MQSTAKPLQRGLIVSCQALENEPLHSSYIMSRMAAAAFEGGAVGIRANSVEDITEIKKAVKLPVIGIIKKVYKDRKPYITPTEAEVKELIDCGVDVVALDATINQDESFLKMVREKYPNQLLMADTSTVEEGLRADALGFDYVGTTLVGYTEHSMYLNKYEVLKELVNSCQNAKIIAEGNFNTPQLAAKAYALGAYAVVVGSAITRPQLITAWFNEEIEKVNNQ, from the coding sequence TTGCAGAGCACAGCAAAACCATTGCAAAGGGGTCTGATTGTATCATGTCAGGCTTTAGAAAACGAACCGCTGCACAGTTCCTATATTATGTCAAGAATGGCGGCGGCAGCTTTTGAGGGGGGTGCTGTAGGTATACGCGCCAATAGCGTAGAAGATATTACAGAAATTAAAAAAGCGGTAAAACTACCCGTTATTGGCATTATCAAAAAAGTATATAAAGATAGAAAACCGTACATTACCCCGACAGAGGCAGAGGTAAAAGAACTAATTGATTGCGGTGTTGATGTTGTTGCTCTTGATGCAACCATAAATCAGGATGAAAGCTTTTTAAAAATGGTAAGGGAGAAATATCCTAACCAGCTTTTGATGGCGGATACCTCTACTGTTGAGGAAGGGCTTAGAGCCGATGCACTGGGTTTTGATTATGTAGGCACTACTCTTGTGGGCTATACAGAGCATTCGATGTATTTGAATAAGTACGAAGTGCTTAAGGAGCTGGTTAATTCTTGCCAAAATGCAAAGATAATAGCAGAAGGCAATTTTAACACGCCACAGCTTGCGGCAAAAGCATATGCCTTGGGTGCCTATGCTGTAGTTGTAGGCAGTGCTATTACAAGGCCACAGCTGATAACAGCTTGGTTTAATGAAGAAATTGAAAAAGTAAATAATCAATAG
- a CDS encoding PTS transporter subunit EIIC yields MFKQLQKIGKAFMLPIAILPAAGLLLGVGGALSNPNTVSAYPFLNVFFLQAIFKIMSAAGEVVFANLAMIMCIGLAVGLANKDKGTAGLAAAVAFFVMNASIKAMIGVFNPEGAAIDTGVVGSIVIGCLVTYLHNRYRGIQLPAFLGFFGGSRFIPIVSSFVAIFVGMIFFLIWPTFQSWLVVAGKGIAGMGAFGTFLYGFLLRLTGAVGLHHMIYPMFWYTELGGVATVAGKEVVGAQKIFFAELADPSHVGLYTEGTKYFAGRFATMMFGLPASCLAMYHCVPVKKRKLVFGLFLSAALTSFLTGITEPIEFMFLFVAPWLYVVHAFLDGVSFLVADLLSIRIGNTFSGGAIDFTLFGILQGNEKTNYLWVFVVGAAWALIYYFLFKFLILKFNVQTPGREEGEDDEIRVETKGTIAQTALEVLVALGGRENIEDVDACITRLRVSVKDVEKVDKDRIKALGATAVLEVKGGIQAIFGAKADLIKQKINEEIGEEV; encoded by the coding sequence ATGTTTAAGCAGTTACAAAAAATCGGCAAAGCATTTATGTTACCAATCGCAATTTTACCGGCGGCGGGCTTGCTTTTAGGTGTGGGCGGCGCCCTGTCAAATCCAAACACAGTTTCGGCATATCCTTTTTTAAACGTGTTTTTCTTGCAGGCAATTTTTAAAATTATGTCTGCAGCAGGCGAGGTTGTATTCGCAAACCTTGCCATGATTATGTGTATCGGTTTGGCTGTAGGCCTTGCGAATAAAGATAAGGGCACAGCGGGGCTTGCGGCAGCTGTGGCTTTCTTTGTTATGAACGCATCCATTAAAGCAATGATTGGTGTGTTTAATCCGGAAGGCGCCGCCATCGATACGGGCGTTGTAGGCTCAATTGTCATCGGTTGCTTGGTTACATACTTACATAACCGCTATAGGGGCATTCAGCTGCCCGCGTTTTTGGGTTTTTTCGGCGGTTCGAGGTTTATCCCCATCGTATCTTCTTTCGTAGCAATTTTTGTTGGCATGATATTTTTCCTTATCTGGCCAACATTCCAAAGTTGGCTGGTTGTAGCCGGTAAGGGAATTGCGGGGATGGGTGCATTCGGTACGTTCCTTTACGGTTTTCTTTTAAGGCTTACAGGTGCAGTTGGTTTGCACCATATGATTTACCCTATGTTCTGGTATACTGAGCTCGGCGGAGTTGCAACCGTTGCGGGTAAAGAAGTTGTTGGCGCACAAAAGATATTCTTTGCAGAACTTGCAGACCCAAGCCATGTTGGCTTGTACACGGAGGGGACAAAATATTTTGCAGGCCGTTTTGCAACCATGATGTTCGGCTTGCCGGCATCCTGCCTTGCTATGTACCACTGCGTACCGGTTAAAAAACGCAAGCTCGTTTTCGGTTTGTTCTTGTCTGCGGCACTTACCTCTTTCTTAACAGGTATTACAGAGCCAATTGAGTTTATGTTTTTGTTTGTTGCCCCGTGGCTTTATGTAGTTCATGCGTTCTTGGACGGTGTTTCGTTCTTGGTTGCAGATTTGCTTTCCATCCGCATTGGTAATACTTTCTCGGGTGGTGCGATTGACTTTACCTTATTTGGTATTCTTCAGGGCAACGAAAAAACAAATTACCTTTGGGTGTTTGTGGTCGGTGCAGCTTGGGCGCTCATTTACTACTTCCTGTTTAAATTCCTCATCCTTAAATTTAATGTGCAGACACCCGGGCGTGAAGAGGGCGAAGACGATGAAATCCGCGTAGAAACCAAAGGTACCATTGCACAAACAGCACTTGAGGTTTTGGTAGCTTTGGGCGGAAGAGAAAACATCGAGGATGTAGATGCTTGCATCACAAGGCTTAGAGTATCTGTTAAAGATGTAGAAAAGGTGGATAAGGATAGAATCAAAGCACTTGGCGCAACTGCCGTTTTGGAAGTGAAAGGCGGTATTCAGGCTATATTCGGCGCGAAAGCAGATTTGATTAAACAAAAGATTAACGAAGAGATTGGCGAGGAGGTATAA
- the sleB gene encoding spore cortex-lytic enzyme — MTQKIISVLKLMILVALNVLMIGLVTYANTTPLANVDVLSRLGSRGSEVKQIQTKLKQWGYMTGAVDGIYGAETEKGVRYFQKKNGLQVDGIAGPQTLRAMGISSTSSGSSGSSSGSSSGGGVGGYSDSDYRLLARVISAESRGELYEGQVAVGAVIINRVKHTSFPNTLSGVIYQPGAFTAITDGQIHEAVSDSAYRAAKDAMNGWDASGGAIYYYNPDKTSNKWMRTRPVIKRIGKHVFCK; from the coding sequence ATGACACAGAAGATTATCTCTGTTTTAAAGCTTATGATTTTAGTTGCACTCAATGTTTTAATGATAGGTTTAGTCACCTATGCAAACACAACGCCCCTTGCAAATGTAGACGTTCTTTCGCGCCTTGGTTCTCGCGGCAGCGAAGTAAAACAAATACAAACCAAATTAAAGCAATGGGGATATATGACGGGCGCTGTCGACGGTATTTATGGTGCCGAAACTGAAAAAGGTGTGCGATACTTCCAAAAAAAGAACGGGCTGCAGGTAGATGGAATTGCCGGGCCGCAAACTTTGCGCGCTATGGGAATCAGTTCCACATCAAGCGGCTCGTCCGGCAGCTCAAGCGGCAGTTCGTCTGGGGGCGGGGTAGGCGGATATTCCGACAGTGACTATCGCCTGCTGGCTCGCGTCATATCGGCAGAATCACGCGGTGAGTTATACGAGGGGCAGGTTGCAGTGGGCGCAGTCATCATCAACCGTGTCAAGCATACGTCTTTCCCCAATACTCTTTCGGGTGTTATTTATCAGCCCGGTGCCTTTACCGCTATTACCGACGGGCAAATTCATGAAGCAGTATCAGACAGCGCCTATCGTGCGGCAAAAGATGCAATGAACGGCTGGGATGCAAGCGGCGGTGCCATATACTATTATAATCCCGATAAAACGTCAAACAAGTGGATGCGCACACGCCCCGTAATTAAACGAATTGGCAAGCATGTATTTTGTAAATAG